Proteins from one Microcoleus sp. bin38.metabat.b11b12b14.051 genomic window:
- a CDS encoding class I SAM-dependent methyltransferase, whose product MNLDDVRQQFEQRAFDYDGLIPRLIPHYREQHQIILQLIDFETNANIKLLDLGAGTGILSAMILQAFPQANVTAFDMAENMLKVCQTNLSTFGERLTLQQGNFAEDDFGSGYDLVVSGLAIHHLDGEGKQKLFHKLFESMNAGGILLIRDIVTGATPKLTEQYEHLWRQYIKANGEDDAACFNSYLKEDIPSSVEEQTRWLSEAGFADAACHWRYLNFAIFGGVVPK is encoded by the coding sequence GTGAATTTAGACGATGTACGCCAGCAATTTGAACAAAGAGCATTTGATTATGACGGTTTAATTCCCCGCCTCATTCCGCACTATCGCGAGCAACACCAAATAATCTTGCAATTAATCGATTTTGAAACCAATGCTAACATAAAACTTCTCGATTTAGGGGCGGGAACTGGCATACTGTCAGCCATGATTTTGCAAGCATTTCCTCAAGCCAATGTCACAGCCTTTGACATGGCAGAAAATATGCTAAAAGTTTGTCAAACAAACTTGTCCACTTTCGGAGAAAGGCTGACATTGCAGCAGGGAAATTTCGCCGAAGATGATTTCGGCAGCGGTTACGATTTGGTAGTTTCAGGGTTAGCAATCCACCACCTCGACGGCGAAGGAAAACAAAAGCTATTTCACAAACTTTTTGAGTCAATGAATGCCGGGGGAATCTTGCTAATCCGAGATATTGTCACAGGTGCTACCCCAAAGCTGACCGAGCAATACGAACATTTGTGGCGCCAGTACATCAAAGCTAATGGAGAAGACGATGCAGCGTGTTTTAACAGCTACCTAAAAGAAGATATTCCCTCTTCTGTGGAAGAGCAGACAAGGTGGCTTTCCGAAGCGGGTTTTGCCGACGCAGCTTGTCATTGGCGCTATCTCAATTTTGCTATTTTTGGCGGAGTTGTCCCAAAGTAG
- a CDS encoding RNA 2'-phosphotransferase, whose amino-acid sequence MNETRLVKISRYLSRHLRHAPSRIGIQLAPGGWVPVSELLDACQKNNFPVQVAELKEVVAQNDKQRFSFDSTGTLIRANQGHSVEIDLQLEPAVPPDILYHGTGATAVKSIQSEGIRKMSRHHVHLSADVPTARKVGARHGIPAVLIVRAAAMQQDGYTFYCSDNKVWLVDFVPPTYLKLS is encoded by the coding sequence ATGAACGAGACAAGATTAGTCAAAATCAGCAGATATCTCAGCAGACACCTGCGCCACGCCCCCTCGCGCATCGGCATTCAACTCGCACCGGGGGGCTGGGTTCCTGTTAGCGAACTCCTCGATGCTTGCCAAAAAAATAACTTTCCAGTTCAGGTTGCGGAACTTAAAGAAGTAGTCGCACAAAACGACAAACAACGCTTTTCGTTCGACTCGACAGGCACTTTGATTCGTGCCAATCAAGGACACAGCGTAGAGATTGACTTGCAGTTAGAACCCGCTGTTCCCCCAGATATTTTATATCACGGAACAGGTGCGACTGCCGTCAAATCTATTCAGAGTGAAGGAATTAGGAAAATGTCGCGACATCACGTTCATTTGTCGGCGGATGTTCCAACAGCCCGTAAAGTAGGTGCCAGACACGGCATTCCGGCTGTGTTGATTGTACGTGCCGCAGCAATGCAACAGGACGGCTATACATTTTACTGCTCGGATAACAAAGTTTGGTTGGTAGACTTCGTGCCGCCGACTTATCTCAAACTCAGTTGA
- a CDS encoding AAA family ATPase has translation MSSENMGDSDRNFNQNNPQNRGLLGSGWRPLYRQFDWEHLLHLVSSDPVELAQKSLDAASDIADAMGRHQYTWWANILNVFSENTRYEIDEFWDYITPQPVYPDYRYKDVLVTETPVVQLVSRASIPIDYVLNKLQEITIFKVLDLLGKPDAITQCFMERHFSYPPERFVSWERLEVLGTVYAYWGRCGCWLQIDSYDRGRRCYTLICQDIAPLVSKATYNLAVILSGYKSRVGQVNSQFPIRSFSADVQSFTDIVEQAILERNQLAVLVSGEPGTGKTAWTQAVAKEILVPLGYVIFILDHDAVENFVPPSYLQRICIIINEADNLAQDRSTPQAQRTNKTEHILSLLDGTLYQSVMDENGIQFQQKLVVLMTCNTTERFDPAMLRKGRVDFTSEFTHKFV, from the coding sequence ATGAGTTCGGAAAATATGGGTGATAGCGATCGCAATTTCAATCAAAATAATCCTCAAAATCGAGGGCTGCTCGGCTCGGGCTGGCGACCGCTATACCGTCAATTTGATTGGGAACACCTGCTGCACCTAGTCTCTAGCGACCCTGTAGAACTCGCTCAAAAAAGTTTAGATGCAGCTAGCGACATTGCCGATGCCATGGGACGACACCAGTATACCTGGTGGGCGAATATCTTAAATGTATTCTCGGAAAATACTCGCTACGAAATTGACGAGTTTTGGGATTACATTACTCCGCAGCCTGTTTACCCTGATTATCGTTACAAAGATGTTTTAGTTACCGAAACCCCCGTGGTGCAATTGGTGAGCCGCGCTAGCATTCCCATCGACTACGTTCTCAACAAACTCCAAGAGATTACTATTTTTAAAGTTCTGGATTTGTTGGGAAAACCGGATGCGATTACCCAGTGTTTTATGGAACGGCATTTTTCTTATCCGCCGGAGCGATTTGTGAGCTGGGAACGCTTGGAGGTTTTGGGTACTGTTTATGCTTATTGGGGTCGATGCGGCTGTTGGCTGCAAATTGACAGCTACGACAGGGGAAGACGCTGCTACACTCTGATTTGCCAGGATATTGCGCCGCTGGTGAGCAAGGCTACTTACAATTTAGCGGTGATTCTCAGCGGGTATAAAAGCCGTGTCGGACAGGTTAACAGTCAGTTCCCGATTCGGAGTTTTTCTGCGGATGTTCAAAGTTTTACCGATATTGTTGAGCAGGCAATTTTGGAGCGAAATCAGTTGGCGGTTTTGGTTAGCGGTGAACCTGGGACTGGCAAAACTGCTTGGACGCAGGCGGTAGCAAAAGAGATTTTAGTGCCGCTGGGTTATGTGATCTTTATCTTAGACCACGATGCTGTAGAAAATTTTGTGCCGCCGAGTTATTTGCAGCGGATTTGCATCATTATCAACGAGGCTGATAATTTGGCTCAGGATCGATCGACTCCCCAGGCCCAACGCACTAACAAAACTGAACACATTTTGAGTTTACTCGATGGCACTCTCTATCAAAGCGTCATGGACGAAAACGGCATTCAATTTCAGCAAAAACTCGTAGTGTTGATGACTTGCAACACGACTGAAAGATTCGATCCTGCAATGCTGCGGAAAGGGCGAGTCGATTTTACCAGTGAATTTACACACAAATTTGTTTGA
- a CDS encoding PAS domain S-box protein, giving the protein MQTKPVKQKIRLGMYAGPIAHQQPAEAAVSESQEGFRRFVERSADAVAMVDCEMRYICVSRRWQTDWGVCPSEARGRTHGEFFPNIPEYWQQNARACLAGVLEYSEFVAASSPPSVTEKTEESVGAPVKWAFWPWKNSSGAIGGLILFAEKIADRTCHNTWTPNYQNRQLETKLQLTQTALDNAADTVFLSTSDGKICYANKAACDRGGYLESELLNLRMSDIDSQLSASDWQAHWDQLKQQSNLTFETTYQTKDGASFSVEVQVNYLAYGGCEYCCAIARDISARLAAQSALVDAKEQLQAVLDAVPGLVSWVSSDFRYLGVNRHLANAYQMPGQVFVGQKIGFIQNSQKFNDLVYEFFATSKKQMSQEITVSVRGENKNYLIVAQKYQRSTAAVFVGLDITESKQSLWALQQSEERLRLQAAKIENTLLVLQKTQTQLIQIEKMSSLGQLVAGIAHEINNPVSFISGNVSHATGYIQELLRSIDLYQKHYPHPVAEIQNFMEELDLEFIKKDLPKLLNSMKVGSQRIRDVVRSLRLFSRTDEAEMKTADIHEGLDSTVLILQNRLQAKGGRPGISLIKEYGNLPRVRCYAGELNQVFMHLLTNAIDALEEGGRNPEKYSTMQSESLLSAGGSGSEIFNPEIRIRTEVIGESEVAIAISDNGPGMTQEVLGCIFDPLFTTKCPTTSTGLGLAISQHLVVEKHGGELQCISRLGEGTELIVKLAIGND; this is encoded by the coding sequence GTGCAAACTAAGCCAGTGAAGCAAAAAATTCGACTGGGAATGTATGCCGGCCCGATCGCCCACCAACAACCCGCAGAGGCAGCCGTGTCTGAAAGTCAAGAGGGATTTCGGCGGTTTGTGGAGCGCTCCGCCGACGCCGTAGCAATGGTAGATTGTGAAATGCGCTATATCTGCGTTTCTCGTCGCTGGCAAACAGATTGGGGTGTCTGCCCAAGCGAGGCGCGAGGCCGAACTCATGGGGAATTTTTCCCGAATATCCCGGAATATTGGCAGCAAAACGCCCGCGCTTGTTTGGCTGGAGTTTTGGAATATAGCGAATTTGTGGCAGCGAGTTCGCCCCCATCTGTAACAGAAAAAACGGAAGAATCCGTCGGTGCGCCAGTCAAATGGGCATTTTGGCCGTGGAAAAATAGCTCGGGTGCGATCGGCGGTTTAATCTTGTTTGCTGAAAAAATAGCTGACAGAACTTGTCACAATACATGGACGCCAAATTACCAAAACAGGCAGTTAGAAACAAAATTACAACTAACTCAAACTGCTCTAGACAATGCTGCTGATACAGTTTTTTTGAGTACATCAGACGGTAAAATTTGCTACGCCAATAAAGCCGCTTGCGATCGGGGAGGCTACTTGGAATCAGAACTGCTAAACCTGAGGATGAGCGACATCGATTCGCAGTTATCAGCATCGGATTGGCAAGCACACTGGGATCAACTCAAGCAGCAAAGCAACCTAACTTTTGAAACCACTTACCAAACCAAAGACGGCGCCAGTTTTTCCGTCGAAGTCCAAGTCAATTATTTAGCATACGGCGGCTGCGAATACTGCTGCGCGATCGCTCGCGACATTTCTGCTCGCCTCGCAGCACAATCAGCTCTTGTAGACGCAAAAGAGCAACTTCAAGCCGTCTTGGACGCCGTACCCGGATTAGTTTCTTGGGTAAGTTCTGATTTCCGCTACTTGGGAGTAAACCGACATTTAGCTAATGCTTACCAAATGCCTGGGCAAGTATTTGTCGGTCAAAAAATAGGTTTTATACAGAACAGCCAAAAATTTAACGATTTAGTATACGAGTTTTTTGCCACATCAAAAAAGCAGATGTCTCAAGAAATAACAGTCAGCGTCAGAGGAGAAAACAAAAATTATTTAATAGTTGCTCAAAAATATCAAAGAAGTACGGCTGCGGTATTTGTGGGATTGGATATCACAGAAAGTAAACAATCTCTTTGGGCTTTGCAACAATCAGAAGAACGCCTGCGGCTGCAAGCGGCAAAAATTGAGAATACGCTGTTAGTTCTCCAGAAAACTCAAACTCAATTAATTCAAATAGAAAAAATGTCTTCTCTGGGGCAGTTAGTAGCAGGAATTGCTCACGAAATTAACAATCCAGTTAGTTTTATTTCCGGCAACGTCAGCCACGCCACCGGTTACATTCAAGAACTGCTGCGCTCGATCGATCTTTACCAAAAGCATTATCCCCATCCGGTGGCAGAAATTCAAAATTTCATGGAAGAATTAGACTTAGAATTTATTAAAAAAGACTTGCCAAAACTGCTAAATTCCATGAAAGTCGGCTCGCAAAGGATTCGGGATGTAGTGCGATCGCTCCGCTTGTTCTCGCGCACCGACGAAGCCGAAATGAAAACCGCAGATATCCACGAAGGTTTGGACAGTACAGTGCTGATCTTGCAAAATCGGCTGCAAGCTAAAGGGGGACGCCCGGGAATTTCTCTGATTAAGGAATACGGAAATTTGCCGCGAGTCCGCTGCTATGCGGGAGAGTTAAATCAAGTTTTCATGCACTTGTTGACAAATGCGATCGACGCTTTGGAAGAAGGGGGCAGAAATCCAGAAAAGTATAGTACAATGCAAAGTGAGTCTTTGTTGTCTGCGGGCGGTTCGGGATCTGAAATATTCAATCCTGAAATTCGGATTCGCACGGAAGTGATTGGGGAGAGCGAAGTAGCGATCGCCATTAGCGATAACGGCCCAGGGATGACCCAAGAAGTTCTAGGCTGCATTTTTGACCCTTTATTTACCACTAAATGTCCGACAACAAGCACAGGTTTGGGATTGGCAATATCCCAGCATTTGGTAGTAGAAAAGCACGGCGGTGAGTTGCAGTGTATTTCTCGGCTGGGAGAAGGTACTGAGTTGATCGTTAAACTTGCGATCGGTAATGATTAA
- a CDS encoding TIGR03792 family protein — translation MVIEWLRFKVPPEKWEEFILRDEEVWTAGLRSFSGYLGKEVWVDAVENEVVMLIRWKTREQWKSVPQSTIDELDAKMGDLQMPIAESREYQVRKFLH, via the coding sequence ATGGTAATTGAGTGGCTGAGATTTAAAGTACCTCCCGAAAAATGGGAAGAGTTTATTCTGCGAGATGAAGAAGTTTGGACTGCGGGACTAAGAAGTTTTTCCGGTTATTTGGGCAAAGAAGTTTGGGTGGATGCGGTGGAAAATGAGGTGGTGATGTTGATTCGCTGGAAAACTAGGGAACAGTGGAAGTCGGTGCCGCAAAGCACAATCGATGAGTTGGATGCCAAAATGGGCGATTTACAAATGCCGATCGCCGAAAGCCGCGAATATCAAGTTCGCAAGTTTTTGCATTAG